The following are encoded in a window of Anser cygnoides isolate HZ-2024a breed goose chromosome 33, Taihu_goose_T2T_genome, whole genome shotgun sequence genomic DNA:
- the NHLH1 gene encoding LOW QUALITY PROTEIN: helix-loop-helix protein 1 (The sequence of the model RefSeq protein was modified relative to this genomic sequence to represent the inferred CDS: deleted 2 bases in 1 codon): protein MMLNSDQTEIDLPPTHSESESVFSDCGRAGSVEDAGGIGLCAPSRMAEQGEAVKKDLQHLSREERRRRRRATAKYRTAHATRERIRVEAFNMAFAELRKLLPTLPPDKKLSKIEILRLAICYISYLNHVLDV from the exons ATGATGCTCAACTCGGACCAGACGGAGATCGACCTGCCCCCGACGCACTCCGAGTCCGAGTCCGTCTTCAGCGACTGCGGC CGCGCGGGCAGCGTGGAGGACGCCGGCGGCATCGGTCTGTGCGCCCCGTCCCGCATGGCCGAGCAGGGTGAGGCCGTGAAGAAAGACCTGCAGCACCTGAGCCGGGAGGAGCGCCGGCGCCGGCGGCGTGCCACGGCCAAATACCGGACAGCCCACGCCACGCGGGAGCGCATCCGCGTCGAGGCCTTCAACATGGCCTTCGCCGAGCTGCGGAAgctgctgcccaccctgccGCCGGACAAGAAGCTCTCCAAGATTGAGATCCTCCGCCTGGCCATCTGCTACATCTCCTACCTGAACCACGTGCTGGACGTCTGA